In Mangifera indica cultivar Alphonso chromosome 14, CATAS_Mindica_2.1, whole genome shotgun sequence, the DNA window ATAAATTTTCGTACTTTTCATTTCATTGTGTTTATACATTGACTTTGTTCTCTGGTcgaatttaaatgtaaaatctCTCATTCAATAGCTGAAATTCGCCTGGAATGGAaccattttaagattttttattttttatatgttgcTTGTGTTTCCTTTTTTGCTTATTTTGCCTGAACTTCACCGAACATTTCATTCCTCCGAAGTCTGATGGGAAGTCCTAAAGAAGGCAATGGTAAACTTCACCAGAAATAAAATGTTTGTTGTTGATAAATTGATTGTGTCAAGAAATATATAAGAGACAGGGAATGTTGAATCAGGGACTATAATTAGAGAGGAATAAGAAGCTTAATGGTAAGattcatagaaaataaaatccCATGATACTTTAGATGCGGTCTCTTAGTACGCTTCACAGGACTAAAAAATCACCCAAGTAAGAGCAAAGTCAGTTTTCCCTGAAGCCGTCCTCACTTGGCCCCGAAAGATTCCTTAGCAACTTTTAAGTGGCATATGAATGAATATGATATGTATTGATCTTGAATGAGACAAAGTGAACCATCCTTTCTGGGTGTGGAACAAACCATAAGTTTTGGTCTGCTCAACTGGATTTCTAAGCTTCAGCCTCATTTTAAGGTGCACTTTTAAAAAGCACGAAAAACAAAAGATATACAATGCTCTAGAGCATGAAGCGATTTAATCTGGGGGCAGCgaataataatactaaatagTAAATACTTTACTACTGATTTCAAGCAACAGGTGACAGGAAATTTCCCTGCATTATTACAACTTTATTTAGACGTATGTATTTGTATTCAGGCTGCCACTTCAGgaattactattattattttcttttttctttcaggACCCTTATTAATTCGCCATTGCATGGACTGTTCTACTCGTAGGTACCAATGAAATTTCCATACAGTGATCCTATGTAAAGTTTCCCGGAAAATTGCTGAACTTCACTGATTGATTGAAGTCCGTACTGGACAGATATCGGCAGTGATTCCCTAATAGTACCATTTGCATCAAGTCTGATTCCCTCGGGCAGCATAATTAGTGGAATAAGTGTCTTCTGGTTCACTGCCACCCAAAAATCTCCACCCGGGTTCCTCTTAATGTTGTCTGGCCTCCCATGGAAGGTGATGATAACTTCTGTTGTGTTGGCTTTTGGACCTTTGAGCCAATACTTCTGAATTCTTTGACCAATAAACTCAGTCACAAGAACGAAACTGCCATCAGAACTCACTGCAGTCCCCGCTGCACCAGCAAGCCCCTTGAGTAACACTGTAACCCTTTTGGTTTTAATGTCATACTTCAACAATCTTCCTGTTGAATCGTTTAAAGCAACTGCAAGTTGAAGTTGActgcaaaataaagaaaagtatTCAACTTTTGTTCTTCAGTTATTGTCAAATCCAAAACTAAGGAAAGGAAATGTACCTTATTTGGTAAACAGCACTAGCATCTGTAAAATACACATCTCCAGTTAGAGGATCAACGTCCAATCCGTCGGGGAAGCGAAAGGGTACACCGTCTGCACTTGTGGCAAGTTGCGTTGCAACTGTCTGATTTGCCGGCAATTCCAGTAGGCCGAGGTAAGCATCAGCAATGTTGAGGCTGCCTGTAAAGTTATTAAACCCCAAACCTATTGGCCTCCCACATGTAGGTCCTAGAGCTGGGTTGATGTTGCTAACACACAGTGCGCGGGACCTGAAGCATGCTTaaggttaataaaatttgtactcCATATAAGTCTTTAACGGAAATGGAGGGACTGCATGTTcttcaaagaagaagaaatccgcaaaaaaatatgaatcttTTTCCAAAATTCTTTACTCTTTTCATCTCTTTATTTACCCTTTACTCTCCATTACACAAAACCCGTTAAAATCACAGATCTGAGCCTCACTTTCTCACTGCTAAATTAATAATAGATCCTGGCTAGAAGATATAATATGtttaatgtaataatatataatataactgaGTTTATAAGTATGCAAAGAATGAATTGTCAGTGTTGTTCCTTGATTTGGATTATGTATTTTACTGAAACATTCGTCATATAGCTGCCAAAATTCTTTGTTTATTCCATGAAAAGCAGCAGGGAGTTATTAATTATCTTCCAGGGTATGGATATGATTTATGTGTTCTAAATTAAGTTGATATACAAAACAAGAAATATGTAtgaatatacaataaaaatatatattgtggCTTAATTTGATTACCAATTGCGTGAAGTGACACCATATTCTACGAAACCATCAACTTGGTTAAGGTATTTGAGAATTCTACCATCAGCAACACCAGTGTAAGGGCCACCACCAGCAGCATCAAAAGCAGAAGACTCGGGCCTGATGCGGGAAAAGGGAGTGGCAGCTTTTGAAATCGGAAAGAATGAAGAACAGAAGGCAAagacaagaagaaaataatggAAATGGACAAAATGGCTGCACGTGTTTTGGAGTGCATGCTTGCAAATATGCAAAGTCTCTATCTCTGTCGAGTTTGGAGCTCAAGTAATACACAAGATATGGAGCTTTATTTATAGTGAAATTCACCGCTTCGATTCTGCAACTTGCTAGTTTCTATTGCTTGTTACTATGACAAAACTTTATTGAAGTAGAGTAGGGTAGGAAGGAGAAAGATAACCCTATATTTCAGAATTCACACACCCAAAACCctttaaatagatttttaaaaattaagtcacTTGTCAAAGGTCCTCAAAAGCCCATGAAGATTTGGGAGCCACACTGGTGTTTGACATCTTTGCATGCATGTATCAGTTTCTATATCTACGGATGCGTCCATCTCTCTAATGCCGTGGTTAACAGTATCAGAATATGAAGATGGCCGCCGAATTGTCTTTGTTGCTTATAGTTACAGGCTCCAACCCACAGTGATGATGCCGCTGTTAGATTGGTGAATGCTGATGACTTACGTTGccaaaatatttaatgtttaaGTTGACAGTTGCATCGTCTAAAACGAATTAGGTTTCACTGCTATACACGGAGTATGTTTCTAGAGTATTTATACTGAATTACACAGAGAATCAGAAGGCTACAAGAAGGGGAGTGTTTATATTACCTCCAGGCCTTCTTCACTGTTTTGCTGTTCCTGCAGGATTTTCTTTACGCCAAACTATAAGTTTTATCAATCGTATCTGGTTAGTCATTGCCACGTTGCAGATAAAGCCTTAGCTTGTGTCATGCTTGCATAATATCATTGActacaaattttcattaatttttttgaaaggaCATATGATGATTTGGTGAGTTTTCATTGTTCTGTATTGCCCTTGTATTGTAATGTTAATTAAGCCACATACAGTGATATACTGGGCTGTGCTATTTGTCTGATATGATCTTCTAATACTCAAATCACTAGCAAATAAATGAGTCGATAAGATGTTGGTGTTGGTTTCGTACATTAAGAGTGTGCCTATCTGAGTACATGTCTGTAATGGTTACTCTGATGAAAGTTTGATCAGTGAAGATGCATTATGTGATCCAGATCTGCATTGGCAGTTGAATTCCTTAAGGGCCAAAGTTAATGTGGTACATGAATTTTGTGTCTTACCTTAAACTTTATGTGCAAGTGATATTTTGCGTTTTCTTTAGAGTCCAAACTGATTTCTTGTGATTTGCAAATTTACTATTTAGGCTGGTAGGGAGTATTCCGAGCTGCAGAAACAGCCTTCTTCAAGTGATCACTGTTTTGGACTTGCTTGTAAGGCATTGCAACTGTATGAAGAAAATTCTATGGATGACATGTTTCAAGGTAAATAAATATGCCAcaatgtggttttttttttttttttttttgagtttattatCACTGAAACAACTGTAATAAGTTTGGTTGCAGAATTCGTACACAGGAGAGCAACCTTAAGCCGGTGAATGTGTAATTCATATGCTGAGAAAACTATGAAAGCCACTGAATATTAAGCGAATTATACAATTAGAGATGCAAGTGTTTGCCTTATGTTATCATCTCTTGACTGCAGTACAAACTGCCACTTCaggaattattattattattattcgcCATTGCATGGGCTGTTCTACTTGTAGACACCAATGAAATTGGCATACATTGATCCTATGTAAAGTTTCCCAGAAAATTCCTGAACTTCACTGACTTCTGTTAGTCCGTACTAGAGATATATCGGCAGTGATTTCTTAATAGCACCGTTTGCATCGACTCTTATTCCCTCAGGCTTCACAATTACTGGCCTAACTGTCTCCTGGTTCACTGCCACCCGAAAATTTCCGCCCGGATTCCTCTTAATATTGTCTGGACTTTTCCCTTTTATGGTGATGAGAACTTCTTGTGTGTTAGCTTTTGGACCTTTGAGCCAATACTTCTGAGTTCTTTCACCAATAAACTCAGTCACAAGAACGAAACTGCCATCAGGACTCACTGCAGTCCCCGCCGGATCTGCAAATCCCTTAAGTAACACTGTAACCCTTTTGGTTTAATGTCATACTTCGTCATTCTTCCTGTTGAATAGTTTTTAGCAACTGCAAGTTGAAATTGActgcaaaataaaggaaaggaGGGAAAATTATTTCAAGTTTTGTTCTTCAGTTCATTGTCCAATCCAAAACTAAGTAAAGGAAACGTACCTCATTTGGTAAACAGCACTAGCATCCGTAAAATACACATCTCCAGTTAGAGGATCAACATCCAATCATCGGGGAAGCGAACGTCTGCACTTGTGGCAAGTTGTGTTGCAACTTCCTGATTTTTCGGCAATACCGGTAGGCCAAGGTAAGCATCAGCAATGTAGAGGTCCCCTGTTCAGTTATTGAACCCCAAACACCTAATGGCCTCCCACATGCAGGTCCTAGAGCTGGGATGACGTTGCCAACACACAGTGCCGTGGACCTGAAGCATTCTTAAGGTTAACAAAAATTGTTACTCTATATAAGTCGTTAACAGAAATGGACTGCATGCTCTTAATATCAATGCGTTGTTACCTCCTCAAGTGCAAAACTGGGGGATAAGACAACTCAAATCAcgtgattatatatttttgaagtaCCTATAGGGTATTCAAAATTGAGTGTAACTAGCATTACTAGGATGTAAAAGCTCATAACATAATTCGGTAAATTTGGTCCAATAGTATGGTATTTGGATTCCCTAATCTAATAGTAAGGTTTGGTATTTGGATTCCCTAATCTAATAGTAAGGTTTGGATCACTATTGATCAAGAGGATAGATGATGCTATTATGATATCATATGAAACGTagaaaatcataatataattaaacaaatttagatTCTTTGATCACCATTAGTTAAGAGGACATGTGAAACCACTCTGATATCATATGAGATGTAAAAGATCATAACATGATTCAATAAATTTGACCATATGTGATGTAAAAGATCATAATATGATTCAACAGATTTGGATTTTTGCTCTAATAATAAGGTTTGTTGTATgtaatatttttgttctaataaCTCAACttattgtcaagatattatctatcacggttttatttttgagtttataATCTAAAACGCGTTTTGACAGAgtttatagattatttaatcAGTCAAATCTTCTTATCTTTAACTAATGTGAGATGCACAAACAGACCTAacatctttttcttatttttccgATACagaatttatctaaaattatcatttaagaTCTATTTGTATAGATATATATCATCATCTACGTCCATAAAGTCATATGCTTTGGAAGGAGTTTGTAAATTTGGGAAAAGGTTTTGATTGATCAAAAAGCCAAAACTATTTCAACCGATATGCTTTTAGGCGCGTCCATACTTAACATACTAGAAAATGGTAGACAATTAGTTAGAGCAGTGGGTGCTCTAACGAAACTGAttgcaaaagagagaaaatcgACCGCGTTAAAATTAGCTTCTGGGAGATCCGTTTGGCCTTGAGTCAAGTCAATGTTCAGAAAGTCAAGTTGATCCTGGTATATTAATGCTGTCACAATGCAAGCAACAGTTGTCAGATTTTTATTGAGTCTCAAAATTGTAAAACAAGTGAGTCTTCTTTTTTCGCTAATAGAGAATAACAAAgagaaaccctaaaaaatataatacaaagtCAAAGTAGAAGAAATCAGCaaacaaatatgaatattttttccCAAAGTCCTTACTCTTTCATCTCTTTATTTACCCTTTACTCTCGGTTGCACAATAcccattaaaattacaaatctgATGTAAAGGATGAATTAATTGCCACTGAAACATTAGTCCTATAGCTGCCTAAATTCATTGTTTATTCCATAAAAAGCAGCAGGAAAATGTTACCTGTTCCATGAAGTGACAGCATGATCTACAAAACCAACAACTGGGTAAACGTATTTGAGAATTCTACCATCAGCAACACCAGCGTAAGGGCCAGCGCCAGCAGCATCAAAAGCAGAAGACTCGGCCTGATGCGGGAAAAGGGAGTGGCagcttttgaaattgaaatccGAAAGAATGAAGAACAGAAGGCAAAGATTAGAAGAAAATAACAGAAATGGGCAAAATGGTTGCACGTGTTATGCAGTTCATGCTTGCAAATATGcaaagtctctctctctctctcgtttGGACCACAGGTAATACACAAGATATGGAGCTTTATTTATAGCGAAATCTACAGATTCGATTCTGTAACTTGCCAGTTTCTATGACTCAAAACTTTATTGTCTTTGTTGCATACGGTTGAAGGCTCCAACCATACACTGATGATGCCGCTGTTAGATTGGCGAATGCTGATGATTTtgttttgccattgaatttttcaacataaaaacccaaatatgat includes these proteins:
- the LOC123196511 gene encoding protein STRICTOSIDINE SYNTHASE-LIKE 12-like translates to MDASVDIETDTCMQRSPNSTEIETLHICKHALQNTCSHFVHFHYFLLVFAFCSSFFPISKAATPFSRIRPESSAFDAAGGGPYTGVADGRILKYLNQVDGFVEYGVTSRNWSRALCVSNINPALGPTCGRPIGLGFNNFTGSLNIADAYLGLLELPANQTVATQLATSADGVPFRFPDGLDVDPLTGDVYFTDASAVYQISQLQLAVALNDSTGRLLKYDIKTKRVTVLLKGLAGAAGTAVSSDGSFVLVTEFIGQRIQKYWLKGPKANTTEVIITFHGRPDNIKRNPGGDFWVAVNQKTLIPLIMLPEGIRLDANGTIRESLPISVQYGLQSISEVQQFSGKLYIGSLYGNFIGTYE